A region of the Polaribacter sp. L3A8 genome:
AAACTGAATGCTTTTAATGTTTCCTGCTCCGTAATCGATAATTACTAATTTCATTCTTTTGGTTGTTGGTTATTCGTTTTTGGTTGTTGGTTGTTGGTTGTGTACTAATTACCATCAACTAAAAACTAACAACTATTCTATAAAACTCCTTTTGTAGATGGTAAAAACATTTTATTTGCATCTCTTTTAACTGCCATTTTCATTGCTTTTGCAAAAGCTTTAAAAATACCTTCTATTTTATGATGCTCGTTTGCGCCTTCTGCTTTAATATTTAAGTTACATTTTGCGCCATCGGTAAACGATTTAAACAAGTGTAAAAACATTTCTGTTGGCATATCTCCAACCATTTCTCTTTTAAAATCAGCCTCCCAAACTAACCAAGGTCTTCCGCCAAAATCTACAGCTGCTTGTGCCAAACAATCGTCCATTGGCAAGCAAAAACCATAACGTTCAATGCCTAATTTATTTCCTAATGCTTTGTGAAATAACTCGCCCAAAGCAATCATGGTATCTTCTATCGTATGATGTTCATCTACCTCTAAATCTCCATCAACTTTTACAGTTAAATCCATCGCTCCATGACGACCAATTTGATCTAACATGTGATCGAAAAACTTTACTCCCGTAGAAATATCATTTTTACCAGAACCATCTAAATTTAGTTTGATATAAATCTTAGTTTCGTTGGTATTTCTGGTGATTTCAGAAACTCTATCTTCTAACTTTAAAAACTCATAGATCTCTTTCCAATCTGTACTTGTTAAAGCAATACAATCTAAAATTTCTTGTTTAGAAGTTTCTATTTCATCAGCACCTAATTCTGGGTCTTCTGATAAGAAAATTCCTTTTGCTCCTAAATTTTTAGCCAATTCCATGTCGGTAATTCTATCACCTAAAACAAAAGAATTTACCAAGTCATATTCTTCAGAAAAATATTTGGTTAACAAACCAGTTCTTGGTTTACGAGTTTCTGCATTTTCATGCGGAAAAGTTTTATCAATACAAACTTCAGAAAAAACAACCCCTTCTTTTTCAAAAGCAGTTATAACTTTATTTTGTGCTGGCCAAAAAGTATCTTCTGGAAAAGAAGCTGTTCCCAAACCGTCTTGATTGGTAACCATTACCAATTCGTACTCTAATTCGCTAGCAATTTTTGCCATGTATTGAAATACTTTCGGATAAAATTCTAACTTTTCTAAACTATCTAATTGATAATCTACAGGTGGTTCTAACACCAAGGTTCCGTCTCTATCTATAAATAATACTTTCTTACTCATCTTATCTTGTTTTCCTGCAAGGTTTTAAAAACCTTGCGATAGTATTCTTATTGTTTTTTAATAGCTTTTAATGCTCTTAATAATCTTTGGTTTTCTTCGCAAATACCTACACTTATACGCAAGCAATTTTTACACAATGGTTGTGTAGTTCTATTTCTAATAACCACACCATATTCTATTAATTGGTTGTAACGCTTTGTAGCATCATCTACCTTTAACAGCAAAAAATTACCGTCTGATGGAAATACTTTTTCTATATAACTATCGCAGCTTTCTAACTCTTTTTTAAGTCGTTTTCTTTCGCTAATTAATTGAGAAATTTCGTTTTGAACTTCATCTATTTTTTGCAACCTTTCAATTGCTCTTTGCTGACTTAATTCGTTTACGTTATATGGTGGTTTTATGTTGTTTAAAATTTTAGTAATTTCTTTGGATGCATAACAAACTCCCAAACGAATACCTGCTAAACCAAAGGCTTTTGATAAAGTTTGCGTTATGATTAAATTAGGAAATTCGGCTAACCTTTCTAACCAGCTTTTTTGCTCAGAAAAATCGATATACGCTTCATCTATAACCACTAAACCTTTAAATTTTAAAAGTAATTCTCTAACAGATTCTACCGTAAAACTGTTACCTGTTGGGTTGTTAGGCGAACATAAAAACAAAATTTTACTATGTGCATCTGCACTTTTTAAAATCTGGGCTACTTTTGGCTGAAAATCATCACTTAATAATACCTCTCTGTTTTCTATAGCATTTATATTTGCCAAAACACTATACATTCCGTAGGTTGGTGGTAATGTAATTACATTGTCTACATTAGGCTCACAAAAAGCTCTGTAGATTAAGTCTAAAACTTCATCACTTCCGTTACCTAATAAAATATTTTCTTTAGAAACTCCTTTTATCTCAGACAACAAATCTTTTACATTATTCTGTTGTGGATCTGGATAGCGATTTACACCGTTTTCGAAAGGATTTTCATTAGCATCTAAGAAAATCATTTCTTTTGTATTGGCATCTTCATACTCATCTCTTGCAGATGAATATGGTTTTAGAGATTTTATATTTTCTCTAACTAGGCTACTTAAGTTAAATTTAGTTTTCATAACAAAACCTCTCGACTGCGCTCGAGAAGACATTTAATATATTATTTTAAATCTTTTAAACGAATTGAAACTGCATTTTTATGTGCATCTAATCCTTCTGCTGCTGCCATTAACTCAATAGACTTTCCTATTGTTTTAATACCTTCTTTTGTAATTTTCTGAAACGTAATACTTTTGGTAAAACTATCTAAATTTACCCCTGAATACGATTTAGAAAATCCGTTTGTTGGTAAGGTATGGTTTGTACCTGATGCATAATCTCCTGCACTTTCTGGTGTATAATTACCTATAAAAACAGAACCTGCGTTTTCTATATTGTCTATGTAAAAATCATTATTATTTGTACAAACAATAAAATGTTCCGGACCATATTCATTAATTAACTCTAACGCTATTTCATCATTTTCTACAAAAATAGACTTTGAATTTTGAATGGCTTTCTGAGCAATTTCTACTCTAGATAATTTAGCCAACTGAATTTCAATTTCCTTTTCTACTTTAGCAATCATTTCTTTTGATGTGGAAACCAAAACAACCTGACTGTCTGCGCCATGTTCTGCCTGACTTAATAAGTCTGACGCTACATAACTTGCATTTGCAGAATTATCTGCAACTACTAACAATTCACTTGGGCCAGCAGGCATATCTATAGCAACACCATGTTTTGTAGACAATTGTTTTGCCACTGTTACATACTGATTTCCTGGACCAAATATCTTATAAACTTGCGGAATGGTTTCTGTACCAAATGTATACCCTGCAATTGCCTGTATACCACCTACTTTTATAATTTTTGTAACACCACAAAGATTTGCTGCATATAAAATTGCTGGATGAATTTTACCTTCTTTATTTGGAGGAGAACACAATACAACTTCTTTACAACCTGCAATTTGAGCAGGAATAGCCAACATTAATACTGTAGAAAACAAAGGTGCTGTGCCTCCTGGAATATACAAACCAACTTTTTGAATTGGTCTTTTTTCTTGCCAACAAGAAACTCCGTTTACCGTTTCTACAAAAACTTTTGTTGTTTTTTGCGCTTCGTGAAACTTTGTAATATTGTCTTTAGCAACATTAATTGCTTCCTTTAATTCGTTAGAAACTAAAGTAATTGCTTCTTTTATTTCATTAACAGAAACAATATTGCTTTGTAAAGAAACACCATCAAACTTTTGAGTGTATTTCTGTACAGCTGCATCTCCATTTTCTTTGATATCAGCAAAAACATCATTTACAATACCTTCTATATCATCAACCGTTTTTGTGGGTCTTTCTAATATTTTATTCCAATCTTTTCTTGATGGGTTTATAATTGTATTCATAATCTATTTTTCTCCTTCAAGGTTGCTAAAACCTTGTAGGTGTTTTACTTTTTAATTTATACTTACAGAGTTCTTTAAACCTTGCAGTATGTTTGCAAACTTGCCATTTGCGTTAGGGATTGTAGCATTTGTTTGAGCTCTTTTTTCTTTTTCAGAAAAAAAGCGAGTGCGAAAAGCCCGTTAAAACGCCCAAAATAGTATTCTAATTTTAATTTTTATCTGTCATTACTAGGTACGAAGCAATCTCTTACTTAAAACACAGGTTGCTTTGTGCCTCGCAATGACGTACGTTTTACAATACCATTTTTTCGATAGGGCAAACTAAAATACCTTCTGCTCCGTTGGCTTTTAATTCATCTATAATTTCCCAAAATTCATTTTTACTAATTACAGTGTGCACAGAACTCCAACCTTTTTCTGCCAATGGCAAAACAGTAGGACTTCTCATACCTGGTAACAAGTTTAAAATAGCATCTAGTTTATCATTAGGTGCATTTAACAACACGTATTTAGAGTTTTGTCCTTTTAAAACGGATTGAATTCTAAACTGAATTTTCTCTAAAATGGCTCTTCTTTCTACTGATATTTTAGAAGAAACGGCTAATACAGCTTCTGACGTTAGTAAAACCTCTATTTCTTTTAAACCATTTTTAAATAAAGTGCTTCCACTAGAAACAATATCACAAATACCGTCTGCCAACCCAATATTTGGTGCAATTTCTACAGAACCGTTTATAATGTGAATATCTGCCTTAATATTTTTTTCTTTTAAAAACTTTTTTACCGTTTCTGGATACGAAGTTGCAATTCTTTGTCCGTCTAAATCTTGTAACGAATTTGCATTCGATTCTTTTGGCACCGCAATAGAAACCTTACATTTAGAAAAACCTAAACGTTCTACAAACTCTATATCTGCTCCTTTTTCTATTAAAACATTCTCTCCAATAATGGCAGCATCTACTACTCCATCTTTTAAATATTGAGGAATATCGCCATTTCTAAGATAGAAAACTTCTACAGGAAAATTTCTTGCGGATGCTTTTAATTGATCTTTTCCGTTGTCTATTGAGATTCCGATATCTTTTAAGATATTCATTGAATCTTCATTTAATCTTCCTGACTTCTGTACTGCAATTCTTAAATTACTCATTTTTGTTTTTGTTTGATGCCTGAGCAAATACGGTTTAAAATTAAAAAAACCCGTTTGATTTGCTCAAACGGGTTTATAAATATCTTGATTTTATTCAATACACTTTTAAATCGCTTGACTGCAATTGTAAAAATGATGATGATGGTTTTGAATAAATGTCATGTCTTGTTTATTTCTTTGGCAAATATCAAAATTTTATTTTTAATAATACAAACTATTCACTTAAAAATTAGTTTTAATGTTAATATTTATCAGTTTTTAATTTTTTGTTTGATTTTACAACTCTCATTTTTTGATTTTTTAATAAATGACAATAAAAACAAAACATTCTGTAATTAGCATACCTATAAAACCAACTCATATTTAAACATTACCTATAATCCTATCAATTTAAAACAAGACGCTATTGCACAATCGTTTCAGAAACATCTTTTGAACTCAAAAATCTACCGCCAATAGTCTTTATAAAACGGATACATGGATTAGAAGCACTATTTTTGATGAAAATTGCAATGCATCAATTTAAATAAAATGATTAAAAAGATATTAAAACACATAATGATAACAACTCTTATTATAATAGGCATATTAGTAATCGCTTACTTCTTATTTACAAATTATTACCCAAGTTTTGGTGGAGATGTTTCTAAAGAGGAACAAGAAACCTACAAAACATCTCAACAATTTAAAGACGGCAAATTTAACAACACCAATCCGGTGCCTAAAGAGTTAAGCTTTAACGAGAATTTAAAGGTAGCTTATACCTTTTTTACTAAAAAAGTACCAAATGCAAGACCTAAAGAAGATTTAAAACCCATTACTATAGATTCTTTAAGTATTGCTAATTATAAAGGGAAAGCTAGAATGATTTGGTTTGGGCATTCGTCTTTTCTATTACAAATAGACGGAAAAACAATTTTACTAGATCCTATGTTTGGTAAAGTACCTGCACCTCATCCGCTGTTAGGTGCAAACCGTTTTAATGAACAGTTTCCGATAGAAATTGCCAAATTACCAAAAATTGATGCCGTCATTTTTTCTCACGATCATTACGATCATTTAGATTATGAATCTATTTTAAAAATTAAAGACAAAACCAATCATTTTTATGTTCCCTTAGGTGTGGGTACACATTTAAAAGCTTGGAACATTCCTTCTCATAAAATAACAGAACTAGATTGGTGGCAAAATGTACAGTTAGATAATTTAAACTTGGTGTGTACGCCTGCGCAACATTTTTCTGGTAGAAAATTAAACAACGGACAAAGTACTTTATGGAGTTCTTGGGTTATTCAGTCTAAAAATGAAAACATTTACTTTAGTGGTGATAGTGGCTACGCAAAGCACTTTAAAGAAATTGGTAAAAAATATGGCCCTTTCGATTTAGCTTTGATGGAATGTGGGCAATACAACGAAATGTGGACTGATATACACATGATGCCAGAAGAAACTGCCCAGGCAGGAATTGATGTGCAAGCAGAGAAAATAATTCCGATTCATTGGGGTGGTTTTAAATTGGCTATGCACGAATGGACAGATCCCATTGAGCGTGTAACTATAAAAGCGAAAGAATTAAACCTAAAAGTAATTACGCCTAAAATTGGTGAAGAAATTATAGTGAAAGATTCGCTACAGACCTACACCAATAATTGGTGGAAAGATTTGTAGTATCCTTTTTACATTGAAAGAGTTATCAACATAAAAAGTTGACAATAGTTGTTAAGTTGATGACAATTATCACGTTTTTATCCTTTGAATTCTATAAATTTGAAACAGATTGCTGAAAAATAAAATTGCTAGACGTTTTCAAAATCTTTATATATTAATAATTCC
Encoded here:
- the hisB gene encoding bifunctional histidinol-phosphatase/imidazoleglycerol-phosphate dehydratase HisB; protein product: MSKKVLFIDRDGTLVLEPPVDYQLDSLEKLEFYPKVFQYMAKIASELEYELVMVTNQDGLGTASFPEDTFWPAQNKVITAFEKEGVVFSEVCIDKTFPHENAETRKPRTGLLTKYFSEEYDLVNSFVLGDRITDMELAKNLGAKGIFLSEDPELGADEIETSKQEILDCIALTSTDWKEIYEFLKLEDRVSEITRNTNETKIYIKLNLDGSGKNDISTGVKFFDHMLDQIGRHGAMDLTVKVDGDLEVDEHHTIEDTMIALGELFHKALGNKLGIERYGFCLPMDDCLAQAAVDFGGRPWLVWEADFKREMVGDMPTEMFLHLFKSFTDGAKCNLNIKAEGANEHHKIEGIFKAFAKAMKMAVKRDANKMFLPSTKGVL
- the hisC gene encoding histidinol-phosphate transaminase; its protein translation is MKTKFNLSSLVRENIKSLKPYSSARDEYEDANTKEMIFLDANENPFENGVNRYPDPQQNNVKDLLSEIKGVSKENILLGNGSDEVLDLIYRAFCEPNVDNVITLPPTYGMYSVLANINAIENREVLLSDDFQPKVAQILKSADAHSKILFLCSPNNPTGNSFTVESVRELLLKFKGLVVIDEAYIDFSEQKSWLERLAEFPNLIITQTLSKAFGLAGIRLGVCYASKEITKILNNIKPPYNVNELSQQRAIERLQKIDEVQNEISQLISERKRLKKELESCDSYIEKVFPSDGNFLLLKVDDATKRYNQLIEYGVVIRNRTTQPLCKNCLRISVGICEENQRLLRALKAIKKQ
- the hisD gene encoding histidinol dehydrogenase, which translates into the protein MNTIINPSRKDWNKILERPTKTVDDIEGIVNDVFADIKENGDAAVQKYTQKFDGVSLQSNIVSVNEIKEAITLVSNELKEAINVAKDNITKFHEAQKTTKVFVETVNGVSCWQEKRPIQKVGLYIPGGTAPLFSTVLMLAIPAQIAGCKEVVLCSPPNKEGKIHPAILYAANLCGVTKIIKVGGIQAIAGYTFGTETIPQVYKIFGPGNQYVTVAKQLSTKHGVAIDMPAGPSELLVVADNSANASYVASDLLSQAEHGADSQVVLVSTSKEMIAKVEKEIEIQLAKLSRVEIAQKAIQNSKSIFVENDEIALELINEYGPEHFIVCTNNNDFYIDNIENAGSVFIGNYTPESAGDYASGTNHTLPTNGFSKSYSGVNLDSFTKSITFQKITKEGIKTIGKSIELMAAAEGLDAHKNAVSIRLKDLK
- the hisG gene encoding ATP phosphoribosyltransferase, which gives rise to MSNLRIAVQKSGRLNEDSMNILKDIGISIDNGKDQLKASARNFPVEVFYLRNGDIPQYLKDGVVDAAIIGENVLIEKGADIEFVERLGFSKCKVSIAVPKESNANSLQDLDGQRIATSYPETVKKFLKEKNIKADIHIINGSVEIAPNIGLADGICDIVSSGSTLFKNGLKEIEVLLTSEAVLAVSSKISVERRAILEKIQFRIQSVLKGQNSKYVLLNAPNDKLDAILNLLPGMRSPTVLPLAEKGWSSVHTVISKNEFWEIIDELKANGAEGILVCPIEKMVL
- a CDS encoding MBL fold metallo-hydrolase — its product is MIKKILKHIMITTLIIIGILVIAYFLFTNYYPSFGGDVSKEEQETYKTSQQFKDGKFNNTNPVPKELSFNENLKVAYTFFTKKVPNARPKEDLKPITIDSLSIANYKGKARMIWFGHSSFLLQIDGKTILLDPMFGKVPAPHPLLGANRFNEQFPIEIAKLPKIDAVIFSHDHYDHLDYESILKIKDKTNHFYVPLGVGTHLKAWNIPSHKITELDWWQNVQLDNLNLVCTPAQHFSGRKLNNGQSTLWSSWVIQSKNENIYFSGDSGYAKHFKEIGKKYGPFDLALMECGQYNEMWTDIHMMPEETAQAGIDVQAEKIIPIHWGGFKLAMHEWTDPIERVTIKAKELNLKVITPKIGEEIIVKDSLQTYTNNWWKDL